A genomic window from Alicyclobacillus dauci includes:
- a CDS encoding CotH kinase family protein, with product MTQLTAQLDHYSLFIHPNDVRELRRDIWCDDPVEAKLKMGGVRCDVQVGYRGSHIREMPKKSYRVEFETPGNRLVREIHLNAEYNDPSMIRNRLSLELFRELGVHSPDCEHVFLTVNGSPAGVYLRLESVDEYFLRRRSLPFGSIHYAVNDDANFSLISAIDHAAKSRLDDGYERKCGDERSDEQLRQLIYSINTIPRAEFGVQIRNWIDIDKYLRWLAGVVFTQNFDGFIQNYALYCNPQTGLYEIFPWDFDATFGRDIRGEILDYDYVPIEGYNTLSARILDVSEFRHRYRNLLECLLESVFTPKHLNPKVLHLFECIRPYVLQDPYKRAQVQEFEQEVDTILNFIENRRRYLCDHLEDLL from the coding sequence ATGACACAGCTCACCGCACAACTTGACCATTACTCGTTGTTTATTCATCCAAACGATGTGCGTGAACTAAGGCGGGACATATGGTGTGACGATCCGGTGGAAGCAAAGCTGAAGATGGGTGGAGTGAGATGCGATGTTCAAGTGGGGTATAGAGGATCGCATATCAGAGAAATGCCGAAAAAATCCTACCGCGTGGAGTTTGAAACACCAGGGAATCGATTGGTAAGAGAAATCCACCTAAATGCAGAGTATAACGATCCTTCCATGATACGAAACAGACTGTCATTGGAGTTATTTCGTGAACTGGGCGTACACTCTCCAGATTGTGAGCACGTCTTCTTAACAGTAAACGGATCGCCAGCAGGAGTTTATCTGCGACTAGAATCCGTGGACGAGTATTTTCTGCGTAGGCGATCTCTGCCGTTTGGCAGCATTCACTACGCCGTCAACGACGACGCAAACTTTTCGTTGATCAGCGCCATTGATCACGCGGCTAAGTCTCGACTTGATGACGGATACGAGCGAAAGTGCGGGGACGAGCGTTCCGATGAGCAATTGCGCCAATTGATTTATTCGATTAACACCATTCCCAGGGCTGAATTCGGTGTTCAGATACGGAATTGGATAGATATTGACAAGTACTTAAGATGGCTTGCAGGTGTTGTGTTTACACAGAACTTCGATGGATTTATACAAAACTATGCGCTGTATTGCAATCCTCAGACTGGGTTATATGAAATTTTTCCCTGGGATTTTGACGCAACCTTTGGGCGAGACATCAGAGGCGAGATTCTGGATTACGACTACGTGCCAATTGAGGGATATAACACTCTATCCGCAAGGATTCTAGACGTATCAGAGTTTCGTCATCGATACAGAAATTTGTTGGAATGCCTTCTCGAATCTGTGTTTACGCCTAAACACTTAAACCCAAAAGTCCTGCATTTGTTTGAATGCATACGCCCCTATGTACTACAGGATCCTTACAAACGAGCACAAGTACAGGAGTTTGAACAAGAGGTAGATACAATTTTGAACTTTATTGAAAACCGCCGGCGTTATTTATGTGATCACCTGGAAGACTTGCTATAA
- a CDS encoding ribonucleoside-diphosphate reductase subunit alpha gives MSTIDVQMPTLDKIRTLYKRSGSPVPFDFTKVRRTIVRACEGLEGCSPSDLELNLSGYLQDGLSSGELMRTLIQVAVEKTSVEQPNWQFVAARLLLAECYKEAGRNRGYVSINGYGEFYPLIVKLEEMGRYGGYIRATYSRDEIDELGMYIQPKRDLLFNYVGLKQLMDRYVIKGQGQEILELPQELFMGVAMHLAMNESDRLTRAKQFYDVLCKLEATVATPTLSNARKPFHQLSSCFIDMPQDDLVSIYETDKAFARVSKFGGGMGIYVGKIRARGSAIRNHKGASGGVIPWVKNYNNTAVSCNQLGVRSGAVAIYLDVWHKDIHDFLQLRTNNGDERLKAHDIFPGVCIPDEFMRRVESRDMWYLFCPYEVEREMGFRLEDSWGDEFEKRYQACIDHSRLDRVEVPAIDIMKRIMQSAFETGTPFIFFRDTANRLNPNKHAGMIYCSNLCTEIMQNMSPLRLTEESSDDGTIVVRYEPGDFVVCNLSSLNIGRCHSREQIERIVSAQIRSMDNVIDLNFYPVKQAEITNRKYRAIGLGVSGYHQYLAQRGIVWESEEHLHHIDELFEWINYFAIKASMELAKEKGPYPLFEGSDWHTGDYFDHRNYRSREGGPDWDWLRREVQEHGIRNAYLFAIAPTSSTSLIAGSTAGIDPVFSRFFLEEKKNGVIPQTAPNLNEQTFWYYKEAHTIDQIWSIRACAVRQRHIDQSQSFNLYITPDIHVRDFLNLYVQAWKNVLKTVYYVRSQSVEVEDCVACSS, from the coding sequence ATGAGCACAATCGATGTACAAATGCCGACGTTGGACAAGATCCGCACACTGTACAAGAGATCAGGAAGTCCTGTACCGTTTGACTTCACGAAAGTCCGTCGCACCATTGTTCGAGCATGTGAAGGTTTGGAAGGATGTAGTCCATCTGATCTGGAGCTGAACCTGTCTGGCTACTTGCAAGATGGCTTGTCCTCGGGGGAATTGATGAGGACGCTGATTCAAGTTGCGGTTGAGAAGACATCGGTGGAACAGCCAAATTGGCAGTTCGTCGCTGCGCGATTGCTGTTGGCTGAATGCTATAAAGAGGCTGGACGGAATCGTGGGTATGTTTCTATCAATGGGTATGGTGAGTTTTACCCCCTCATTGTCAAGTTGGAGGAGATGGGGCGATACGGAGGCTACATACGGGCGACATATTCAAGAGACGAGATCGATGAATTGGGCATGTACATACAACCGAAAAGGGACTTATTGTTCAATTATGTTGGGCTGAAGCAGCTCATGGATCGATACGTGATCAAGGGGCAGGGGCAGGAGATTCTCGAGTTGCCACAAGAGCTGTTCATGGGTGTTGCTATGCACTTAGCCATGAACGAATCCGATAGGCTCACGAGGGCGAAACAGTTTTACGATGTCCTCTGTAAACTTGAGGCTACCGTGGCCACACCTACACTCAGCAACGCGCGCAAGCCATTTCATCAGTTGAGTTCCTGTTTCATTGATATGCCGCAGGACGATCTCGTCAGTATTTATGAAACGGACAAAGCATTCGCTCGCGTGTCAAAGTTTGGCGGAGGCATGGGGATTTATGTGGGAAAGATTCGCGCGCGAGGTTCTGCGATTCGAAACCATAAAGGTGCAAGCGGTGGAGTCATTCCCTGGGTGAAGAATTACAACAACACGGCCGTCAGTTGCAATCAGTTGGGCGTACGGAGTGGGGCAGTGGCTATTTATCTCGATGTCTGGCACAAGGACATTCACGATTTCTTGCAGTTGCGGACGAACAATGGTGACGAACGACTAAAAGCCCACGACATATTTCCCGGTGTCTGTATACCGGACGAGTTTATGCGTCGGGTAGAGAGCCGTGACATGTGGTACTTGTTTTGCCCGTACGAAGTTGAACGGGAGATGGGGTTTCGCTTGGAGGATTCGTGGGGCGACGAGTTCGAAAAGCGATATCAAGCGTGTATCGATCATTCCCGTTTGGATCGAGTTGAAGTTCCGGCTATCGATATCATGAAGCGAATTATGCAATCTGCATTCGAGACCGGGACGCCATTTATTTTCTTTCGTGATACGGCGAACCGGCTCAATCCAAACAAGCATGCTGGCATGATCTACTGCAGCAATCTTTGTACGGAAATTATGCAGAATATGAGTCCGCTGCGGCTCACAGAAGAGTCATCTGACGATGGGACTATCGTTGTTCGGTATGAACCCGGGGATTTTGTCGTGTGTAACCTGTCGTCTCTGAATATCGGAAGGTGTCATTCGAGAGAGCAAATCGAACGTATTGTTTCCGCCCAAATTCGCAGTATGGACAATGTCATTGATCTGAATTTTTATCCGGTGAAGCAGGCTGAAATCACGAACCGCAAGTACCGGGCAATCGGACTCGGCGTCAGTGGATATCATCAGTATTTGGCTCAACGGGGGATTGTGTGGGAGTCGGAGGAACACTTGCACCATATCGATGAGTTGTTTGAGTGGATCAATTACTTCGCCATCAAGGCATCGATGGAGCTGGCCAAGGAAAAGGGGCCATACCCGTTATTCGAGGGCTCAGATTGGCATACGGGGGACTATTTTGATCATCGTAACTACCGTAGCCGCGAAGGTGGCCCTGACTGGGATTGGCTGCGCAGAGAAGTTCAAGAGCACGGGATTCGCAATGCATACCTGTTCGCGATTGCGCCCACCAGCAGCACGAGCTTGATAGCCGGAAGCACAGCGGGGATTGATCCAGTGTTTTCGCGATTTTTTCTCGAGGAGAAGAAGAATGGGGTCATTCCTCAAACCGCACCGAATTTAAATGAGCAAACATTTTGGTATTACAAAGAGGCGCACACGATTGATCAAATATGGAGCATCCGTGCTTGTGCCGTTCGCCAACGGCACATCGATCAATCACAGTCATTTAACCTGTACATCACCCCTGACATACACGTTCGTGACTTTCTAAACCTTTATGTTCAGGCGTGGAAGAATGTGCTCAAGACCGTTTATTACGTTCGCAGTCAGTCAGTCGAAGTGGAGGACTGTGTGGCTTGTTCGTCCTAA
- a CDS encoding DUF2294 domain-containing protein — translation MSTAKISHEFSNLVREVRKKHVGKGPEHITTRFIGPWAVCELKGNLTSVEKFAVRSEDGKRLVRELRTTFIKELYKDEGLRSEVERIVGAKLVTLFCDFDVDLDTAVTVYVFDKPLGLDDQA, via the coding sequence ATGAGTACAGCTAAAATTTCACATGAGTTTAGCAATCTTGTCAGGGAAGTTCGCAAGAAGCATGTCGGGAAAGGCCCTGAACATATCACCACACGCTTTATTGGTCCATGGGCAGTTTGTGAGCTAAAGGGAAATCTGACCAGTGTGGAGAAATTCGCTGTCCGCTCGGAGGATGGTAAACGATTAGTTCGAGAACTGCGTACGACGTTCATCAAAGAGCTGTACAAGGATGAGGGTTTGCGCTCTGAGGTCGAGCGCATTGTGGGAGCGAAGTTAGTCACCTTATTTTGTGACTTTGATGTGGATCTAGATACGGCCGTCACGGTGTATGTGTTTGATAAGCCATTGGGTCTCGACGACCAAGCCTAA
- a CDS encoding winged helix-turn-helix transcriptional regulator, whose amino-acid sequence MTDFNCEKELTLSVIGGKWKMIILWHIGLDSPQRFSKLRRLLPKVTPKMLTAQLRELEDDAIIHRKVYQQVPPKVEYTLTEHGKKLIPILELMYDWGKSYAKDMNIDIAEVK is encoded by the coding sequence ATGACCGATTTTAACTGTGAAAAGGAATTAACTCTGTCGGTCATTGGCGGCAAGTGGAAAATGATCATTCTGTGGCATATCGGGTTGGACAGCCCGCAGCGGTTTAGCAAGTTGAGGCGGTTGCTGCCGAAAGTAACACCGAAGATGTTGACCGCGCAGTTGCGGGAACTTGAAGACGACGCGATTATCCATCGCAAAGTGTATCAACAAGTGCCTCCGAAAGTGGAGTACACGCTTACGGAGCACGGAAAGAAACTGATCCCAATCTTGGAGCTCATGTACGATTGGGGAAAGTCCTATGCGAAGGATATGAACATCGATATAGCGGAGGTAAAATGA
- a CDS encoding trimeric intracellular cation channel family protein, giving the protein MESLGWLILHGIGTCAYAASGAFVALQVKYRIIGVFVLGLTTSFGGGVIRNTVIGVPVTSLWDRETLLLVIGTLAVLVLLSTKWIRHWKKWGFFFDSIGLASFSLQGALYAKHINDNLGMTIMAALFTGIGGGYS; this is encoded by the coding sequence GTGGAGAGCCTGGGATGGCTTATCTTGCACGGAATCGGCACTTGTGCATATGCGGCAAGTGGGGCGTTTGTGGCGCTACAGGTTAAGTATCGGATCATAGGTGTGTTTGTTTTAGGACTCACAACGTCTTTTGGTGGCGGTGTCATTCGTAATACCGTGATTGGTGTACCTGTGACTAGCCTTTGGGATCGCGAAACCTTGTTACTCGTCATCGGAACACTAGCGGTTCTCGTTCTCTTATCCACAAAGTGGATTCGCCACTGGAAAAAGTGGGGGTTCTTCTTTGATTCGATTGGACTGGCTTCATTTTCGCTCCAAGGGGCGCTTTACGCTAAGCACATAAATGACAACCTGGGCATGACCATTATGGCCGCTCTGTTCACAGGTATAGGCGGGGGTTATTCGTGA
- a CDS encoding alpha-galactosidase, which produces MTIVYNESNSVFHLQTHKTSYLIEVLDTGHLAHLYWGQRIESVNTAYLRHIPQRSFSPNPVDPSHTYNLDTLPQEYPAYGNTDYREPAYQVQLENGSTISNLRYETHRIFKGKPALRGLPATYVESDDEATTLEIDLVDEQADLQVTLSYTTFEQMNVITRSARFVNEGESPIRLLRCLSANVDFPHDSFDVLHLSGAWGRERIPVRQPLRPGMQSINSRRGASSHQHNPFFAIMSADATEDHGDVYALNLVYSGNFDAFAEVDQYHTTRVGIGINPFDFTWLLGSKEVFQTPETVLVYAANGLGEMSRDFHQLYRSRLARSTHRDRIRPVLINNWEATYFDFDTAQIEALAAQASELGIELFVLDDGWFGKRDDDKSSLGDWFVNTRKLPEGLCDLAKRINDKNMKFGLWFEPEMVSPDSELYRAHPDWCLHVPNRPRSQSRNQLVLDLSRDDVCDAIVEMVSAILNSANIEYVKWDMNRHMTEIGSALLPPERQRETAHRYMLGLYRVLDELTTAFPHVLFESCSGGGGRFDPGMLYYMPQTWTSDNTDAIERLGIQYGTSLTYPAISMGAHVSAVPNHQVYRTTPLETRGHVAMAGTFGYELDLMALTDEERKEIKDQVTFYKSVRELVQFGHLYRLLNPNGKGSSAWMYVSNDRRSALVTYVHTLAEADPRLVTLRLKGLEPRFKYHVSGMESEVGGDQLMYVGLNVPVVDGDFKSFTWHLTQV; this is translated from the coding sequence GTGACCATTGTGTACAACGAGTCAAACAGCGTATTTCATCTACAGACACACAAGACGAGTTATTTAATAGAAGTTTTGGATACCGGGCACCTCGCTCATCTGTATTGGGGACAGCGTATCGAATCTGTCAACACGGCATATTTGCGCCATATTCCACAGAGGAGCTTTTCGCCGAACCCCGTCGATCCAAGTCACACGTACAACCTAGATACGTTGCCACAAGAATATCCAGCATACGGGAACACGGATTATCGTGAGCCAGCTTATCAAGTTCAACTGGAGAATGGGTCTACGATATCCAACTTGAGATACGAAACCCACCGCATCTTTAAAGGTAAGCCAGCGCTCAGAGGCCTGCCGGCAACCTACGTGGAGAGCGATGATGAGGCGACGACGCTCGAGATCGATTTGGTTGACGAGCAAGCTGACCTGCAGGTTACCTTGTCCTATACAACGTTTGAGCAGATGAATGTCATCACACGCTCTGCGCGCTTTGTCAACGAAGGCGAAAGCCCGATTCGACTTTTGCGTTGTCTGAGTGCGAATGTCGATTTTCCACATGACTCATTCGATGTCCTACACCTATCTGGGGCGTGGGGACGAGAACGCATTCCCGTCCGGCAGCCGCTGCGACCAGGAATGCAATCCATCAATAGTCGAAGAGGTGCAAGCAGTCACCAGCACAACCCGTTTTTTGCCATCATGAGCGCGGATGCGACAGAGGATCATGGTGACGTCTACGCGTTAAATCTGGTATACAGTGGAAACTTTGACGCTTTTGCGGAGGTCGACCAGTACCACACGACAAGAGTTGGGATAGGGATCAATCCATTTGATTTTACTTGGTTGCTCGGTTCGAAAGAGGTTTTCCAGACACCTGAAACTGTGCTCGTATACGCTGCGAACGGTTTAGGAGAGATGTCCCGTGACTTTCACCAACTGTACCGATCACGCCTAGCCCGCAGCACCCATCGCGACCGAATTCGGCCCGTACTCATCAACAACTGGGAGGCTACCTACTTTGATTTTGATACGGCCCAAATTGAGGCATTGGCCGCTCAGGCATCCGAGTTGGGGATCGAATTGTTCGTTCTCGATGACGGTTGGTTCGGCAAGCGGGACGACGACAAAAGTTCCCTTGGAGATTGGTTTGTCAACACGCGTAAACTTCCCGAGGGACTCTGCGATCTAGCAAAGCGCATCAACGACAAGAACATGAAGTTCGGTTTGTGGTTCGAACCGGAGATGGTGTCGCCTGACAGCGAGTTGTACCGGGCTCACCCAGATTGGTGCCTGCACGTCCCGAACAGGCCACGATCCCAATCGCGAAACCAACTGGTGTTGGATCTGTCCCGAGACGACGTCTGCGACGCCATTGTGGAAATGGTTTCAGCCATCCTGAACAGCGCAAATATCGAGTATGTGAAATGGGACATGAACCGGCATATGACCGAGATCGGATCAGCTCTGCTGCCGCCAGAGAGGCAACGTGAAACAGCACACAGATATATGCTTGGGTTGTACAGAGTCTTGGATGAACTGACGACGGCGTTCCCGCATGTTCTTTTCGAAAGTTGTTCAGGTGGCGGGGGCCGCTTTGATCCAGGGATGTTGTATTACATGCCCCAAACGTGGACCAGCGACAACACCGATGCCATCGAACGTCTGGGAATTCAATACGGCACAAGTTTGACTTATCCGGCCATCAGCATGGGCGCACACGTATCGGCCGTTCCCAACCACCAAGTGTACCGAACAACGCCCCTTGAAACTCGAGGTCACGTGGCGATGGCGGGTACGTTCGGATATGAACTGGACCTGATGGCACTGACGGACGAGGAACGCAAGGAAATTAAAGACCAGGTGACATTTTACAAGTCTGTTCGCGAATTGGTTCAGTTTGGTCATCTCTACCGTCTACTGAACCCAAATGGCAAGGGATCATCAGCGTGGATGTATGTGTCGAACGACAGACGATCCGCTTTGGTCACCTACGTTCACACTCTCGCCGAAGCAGATCCTCGCCTCGTAACACTGAGGTTGAAGGGGCTCGAACCTAGGTTCAAATACCATGTATCTGGCATGGAATCGGAAGTGGGCGGGGATCAGTTGATGTACGTCGGTCTCAATGTCCCCGTTGTCGACGGCGATTTCAAAAGCTTCACGTGGCACTTGACACAAGTATAA
- the fdhF gene encoding formate dehydrogenase subunit alpha, with the protein MSSSGTLRVQFSVEIDGKQYDAYDDQTILQAMMDNGIEHPHVCYHSNLGPIQTCDTCMVEADGELVRSCSTQVRPGMKVETDTKLASAARTEGMDRILENHMLYCTVCDNNNGNCVLHNTAELMKIEHQKYEYRPKGYEKDMSNSFYRYDPDQCILCGRCVEACQDLQVNETLSIDWERDMPRVIWDDDVPIDESSCVSCGHCVSVCPTNALMEKSMLGQAGFLSGTPSNVLNPMIDLIKEVEPGYGGIFAISEVESAMREQRIKKTKTVCTFCGVGCSFDVWTKGRDILKIEPSEDAPVNGISTCIKGKFGWDFVNSEERLTTPLIRRGDTFYEATWDEALTLVAEKLGGIKEQYGPDALGFISSSKVTNEENYLMQKLARGVIGTNNIDNCSRYCQSPATDGLMRTVGLGGDAGTIQDIAKAGLVIIVGANPAEAHPVLATRVKRAHKLNGQKLMVVDLRKHEMAERADLFVRPNPATDHVWLSAITKYIIDQNWHDVNFLNDKVLGFHEYVKSLSQYTLEYAEQVTGISQDKLIEMATMIHEADGVAVLWAMGVTQQRGGSETSGAISDMLLVTGNYARPGAGAFPLRGHNNVQGACDFGTLPNWLPGYQLVSDDAARKKFDAAWGSTIPAQPGMDNQVMLNAILEGKLRGMYLMGEDMAWVDTNANHVHEALSHLDFFVVQDVFFSKTAQFADVILPASPSLEKEGTFTNTERRIQRLYQVLEPLGDSKPDWEIITMIANRLGADWNYEHPSDVMDEAATLAPIFAGVRYDRIEGYNSLLWPVAPDGTDTPLLYTDGFAKPNGKAELVPANWIAPMLADKNYDLHLNNGRLLEHFHEGNMTNKSAGLQKKVPDTFVEISPELAQERGIQDGALVRLESRYGQVKVQVVVTDRVHGKELYLPMNTTSEDAAVNLLTGPTTDVRTDTPAYKETYVRMEVLRDKGRRPLPKNNPRFGTRNPQQGVEVWRKWKRPGYVPVEQQAREVTKSGRTDHQHQTK; encoded by the coding sequence ATGAGCAGTTCGGGTACGTTGCGCGTTCAGTTTTCTGTCGAGATCGACGGGAAACAGTATGATGCTTACGATGATCAAACGATTCTACAGGCCATGATGGACAACGGCATCGAGCATCCCCATGTCTGCTATCATTCCAATTTAGGTCCTATCCAGACGTGTGACACGTGCATGGTCGAAGCCGACGGAGAGCTTGTGCGTTCGTGTTCTACACAGGTTCGGCCGGGCATGAAAGTTGAAACGGACACGAAGCTGGCGAGTGCTGCGCGCACGGAGGGAATGGATCGCATTCTGGAAAATCACATGCTGTACTGTACAGTCTGTGATAACAACAACGGCAACTGTGTCCTTCACAATACTGCCGAGCTCATGAAGATTGAGCACCAAAAATATGAATATCGGCCAAAAGGCTACGAGAAGGACATGTCCAACTCGTTCTATCGGTATGATCCGGACCAATGCATTCTCTGTGGCCGCTGCGTGGAGGCTTGCCAAGACCTGCAGGTAAACGAGACGCTCTCTATCGATTGGGAACGCGATATGCCGAGAGTAATTTGGGATGACGATGTGCCGATAGATGAGTCATCGTGCGTCTCGTGCGGACACTGCGTATCGGTGTGCCCCACGAATGCTCTCATGGAAAAATCCATGCTGGGGCAGGCTGGTTTTTTGTCCGGTACACCGTCAAACGTGTTGAATCCTATGATCGACTTAATCAAAGAAGTCGAGCCGGGTTACGGCGGGATTTTCGCCATCTCAGAGGTGGAATCCGCCATGCGTGAACAACGGATCAAAAAGACAAAGACAGTTTGCACCTTCTGCGGTGTGGGATGTTCGTTCGACGTGTGGACCAAGGGTCGCGATATTCTCAAAATTGAGCCTTCCGAGGATGCACCGGTCAATGGCATCTCAACTTGTATTAAAGGCAAGTTCGGTTGGGATTTCGTCAATAGTGAAGAACGCTTAACCACTCCGCTCATTCGCCGTGGGGATACGTTCTACGAAGCGACCTGGGATGAGGCCTTGACGCTGGTTGCAGAGAAGCTGGGTGGAATTAAAGAACAGTACGGACCGGATGCACTTGGTTTCATCTCTTCCTCCAAAGTGACGAACGAAGAAAACTATTTGATGCAGAAATTGGCCCGAGGCGTCATTGGGACAAACAACATTGACAACTGTTCGCGGTACTGTCAGTCGCCAGCAACGGACGGATTGATGCGGACAGTGGGACTCGGCGGGGATGCAGGTACGATTCAGGACATTGCGAAAGCCGGCCTGGTCATCATCGTCGGTGCCAATCCAGCAGAAGCTCATCCAGTTCTCGCGACACGTGTCAAACGTGCCCATAAACTGAACGGACAAAAGTTGATGGTTGTCGACCTTCGCAAGCACGAAATGGCAGAACGTGCCGACTTATTCGTTCGACCTAATCCGGCGACAGACCACGTCTGGCTGTCTGCCATCACGAAATACATCATCGACCAAAATTGGCACGATGTGAACTTCCTAAACGACAAAGTTCTGGGATTTCACGAATATGTAAAATCCCTCAGCCAATACACGTTGGAATATGCCGAGCAGGTAACAGGCATCTCGCAAGATAAGCTCATCGAAATGGCCACGATGATTCACGAGGCGGACGGTGTAGCGGTCTTATGGGCGATGGGCGTAACCCAGCAGCGTGGTGGCAGTGAAACAAGCGGTGCCATCAGCGACATGCTTTTGGTGACCGGAAACTACGCGCGCCCAGGTGCTGGAGCATTCCCACTCCGCGGACACAACAATGTACAAGGTGCGTGCGACTTTGGCACGTTGCCAAACTGGTTGCCGGGGTATCAATTGGTCAGTGACGATGCAGCTCGGAAGAAATTTGACGCGGCTTGGGGTTCGACGATCCCGGCTCAACCCGGAATGGACAACCAGGTTATGCTGAACGCCATCTTGGAAGGCAAACTTCGCGGTATGTATCTCATGGGTGAAGATATGGCGTGGGTCGATACGAATGCAAACCACGTTCACGAGGCGCTCAGCCACTTGGATTTCTTTGTCGTACAGGACGTCTTTTTCAGCAAGACGGCGCAGTTTGCTGATGTCATTTTGCCTGCAAGTCCGAGCCTCGAAAAAGAAGGAACGTTTACGAATACAGAACGCCGCATTCAACGTCTGTATCAAGTACTCGAACCGCTTGGGGATTCGAAGCCGGACTGGGAGATTATCACGATGATCGCCAATCGCCTCGGTGCTGATTGGAACTATGAGCATCCAAGTGATGTCATGGATGAGGCAGCTACGCTTGCACCGATTTTTGCTGGCGTTCGCTACGATCGGATCGAAGGATACAACAGCCTGCTTTGGCCTGTCGCTCCCGACGGCACGGACACGCCGCTCTTGTACACCGACGGGTTCGCAAAGCCAAACGGGAAAGCAGAGCTTGTTCCTGCAAACTGGATTGCGCCTATGCTAGCGGATAAAAACTACGATTTGCACTTGAACAATGGCCGCCTGTTGGAGCACTTCCACGAAGGAAATATGACGAATAAATCTGCGGGGCTGCAGAAAAAAGTACCCGACACGTTCGTTGAGATCTCGCCGGAGTTAGCGCAGGAGAGAGGCATTCAAGACGGTGCGCTTGTCCGGCTGGAATCTCGCTACGGGCAGGTAAAAGTTCAAGTCGTCGTCACGGATAGGGTCCATGGAAAAGAGCTATATCTGCCGATGAACACGACAAGTGAGGACGCTGCTGTCAATCTGCTGACAGGGCCCACCACGGACGTGCGAACGGACACACCAGCGTATAAAGAGACATACGTGCGGATGGAAGTCTTGCGGGATAAAGGCCGCCGCCCATTACCGAAGAACAATCCACGTTTCGGCACACGCAACCCTCAGCAGGGCGTTGAAGTATGGCGAAAGTGGAAGCGGCCAGGTTACGTCCCGGTTGAACAGCAAGCTAGGGAGGTGACGAAGAGTGGCCGAACCGACCATCAACATCAAACGAAGTGA
- a CDS encoding DUF1641 domain-containing protein translates to MAEPTINIKRSEPIKEQQQDKAAEEMREAFAAHGEAIRSFLVLIQDLHDSGLLEILHALLNSKEKVASIVLEQILKPSVLNTIKNAMSAVGMVSKLDPDQLNTLTEALVSGLERGKDNLESGKRVGLFDLAKALRDPSINRTLSLLLGLAQGMGQKL, encoded by the coding sequence GTGGCCGAACCGACCATCAACATCAAACGAAGTGAACCGATAAAGGAGCAGCAACAGGACAAAGCTGCAGAGGAAATGCGGGAAGCGTTTGCCGCACATGGAGAAGCCATTCGCAGTTTTCTCGTGCTGATTCAAGACCTGCACGACAGTGGGCTGTTGGAAATTCTGCATGCGTTACTCAACTCAAAGGAAAAAGTTGCATCCATTGTCTTGGAACAGATTCTAAAACCGTCTGTTTTGAACACGATAAAGAATGCTATGTCCGCTGTAGGGATGGTGAGCAAGCTGGACCCTGACCAGCTGAATACCCTCACTGAGGCACTTGTATCCGGTCTGGAGCGCGGAAAGGACAACTTGGAGTCAGGAAAGCGAGTCGGCTTGTTCGATCTCGCCAAGGCACTCCGAGACCCGAGTATCAACCGGACCTTGAGTTTACTCCTTGGACTTGCGCAAGGCATGGGGCAAAAGCTCTAG